In Micromonospora sp. WMMA1363, a genomic segment contains:
- a CDS encoding DUF5667 domain-containing protein yields the protein MDSDLFSRRRAERFAQLLGEANGGRRHRARSRADDQLTALVAVGRQLSANPPAITVDPEFRAGLRAMLLATAEREGVGASASAGGAAVPARRSAVTRWPVLPAVTARRARARGAILIGITAGAVAVSGISAASENAVPGDALYGMKRSTERAQLAFTSSDVSRGQLFLDFARTRLGEAAELRGDQVGYSDVLDDMDADTRHGVRLLTGAAVQRPDPAVLDRINTFVTAQQRAVGALLDEGTPAERERTRRSLALLDAVGKRSAALRAAIACGLPAPTASDALGPAPATCAAAR from the coding sequence GTGGACAGTGACCTCTTCTCCCGCCGACGCGCCGAGCGCTTCGCTCAGCTCCTCGGCGAGGCCAACGGTGGCCGACGGCACCGCGCACGGTCCCGCGCGGACGACCAGCTCACCGCGCTCGTCGCGGTCGGGCGGCAGCTCAGCGCCAACCCACCGGCGATCACGGTGGACCCGGAATTCCGCGCCGGCCTGCGGGCGATGCTGCTGGCCACCGCCGAGCGCGAAGGTGTCGGTGCCTCCGCCTCCGCCGGCGGGGCCGCCGTCCCGGCACGCCGCTCGGCCGTAACCCGCTGGCCCGTACTGCCGGCGGTCACCGCACGGCGCGCCCGCGCCCGCGGCGCCATCCTGATCGGCATCACGGCCGGCGCCGTGGCCGTCTCCGGCATCTCGGCCGCCAGCGAAAACGCCGTGCCAGGCGACGCGCTGTACGGCATGAAGCGGTCCACCGAGCGCGCCCAGCTCGCGTTCACCAGCTCCGACGTCAGCCGTGGGCAGCTCTTCCTGGACTTCGCCCGCACCCGGTTGGGCGAGGCCGCGGAGCTGCGGGGCGACCAGGTGGGCTACAGCGACGTTCTGGACGACATGGACGCCGACACCCGCCACGGCGTACGCCTGCTGACCGGTGCCGCCGTGCAGCGTCCCGACCCGGCGGTGCTCGATCGGATCAACACCTTCGTCACGGCCCAGCAGCGGGCCGTGGGTGCCTTGCTCGACGAGGGAACACCCGCCGAGCGGGAACGCACCCGCCGCTCGCTCGCCCTGCTGGACGCGGTCGGCAAGCGCTCAGCCGCGCTCCGCGCCGCCATCGCGTGCGGCCTGCCGGCGCCGACCGCCAGCGACGCCCTCGGCCCGGCCCCGGCCACCTGCGCCGCCGCCCGCTGA
- a CDS encoding glutaredoxin family protein, whose translation MREPRLALITRPGCHLCTDAKAALDRVVAVTGDQWVEKDVTGDLELEREYGDRLPVVLLDGKEHGYWRVEEERLLHDLTEPQL comes from the coding sequence ATGCGTGAACCTCGCCTCGCCCTGATCACCCGACCGGGTTGCCACCTCTGCACGGACGCGAAGGCAGCGCTGGACCGGGTGGTGGCGGTCACCGGGGACCAGTGGGTCGAGAAGGACGTGACCGGCGACCTCGAGCTGGAGCGGGAGTACGGCGACCGACTGCCGGTGGTGCTGCTCGACGGCAAGGAGCACGGCTACTGGCGGGTCGAGGAGGAGCGGTTGCTGCACGACCTCACCGAACCGCAGCTCTGA
- a CDS encoding response regulator transcription factor, producing the protein MRIVIADDAVLLREGLVRLLTERDHQVVAAVGDGPALVAAVAAHRPDASIVDVRMPPSHTDEGLRASVEARRLVPRTPILVLSQYVEVSYADDLLATGSGIGYLLKDRVAAIGEFLDALDRVAAGGTVLDPEVISQLFARRRRDDPLRGLTPREREVLGLMAEGHSNTAIARTLVVTDGAVEKHVRNIFTKLDLPPDTEQHRRVRAVLTYLRT; encoded by the coding sequence ATGCGAATCGTCATCGCCGACGACGCCGTCCTGCTCCGGGAAGGGCTGGTCCGGCTGCTCACCGAACGCGACCACCAGGTGGTGGCCGCCGTCGGCGACGGCCCCGCGCTGGTGGCGGCGGTGGCAGCCCACCGTCCGGACGCGTCGATCGTCGACGTCCGGATGCCTCCGTCGCACACCGACGAGGGGTTGCGGGCCTCGGTGGAGGCCCGTCGGCTGGTGCCCCGGACCCCCATCCTGGTGCTGTCCCAGTACGTCGAGGTGTCGTACGCCGACGACCTACTCGCCACCGGGTCCGGAATCGGCTACCTGCTCAAGGACCGGGTGGCCGCGATCGGCGAGTTCCTGGACGCGCTGGATCGGGTGGCGGCCGGCGGCACCGTCCTCGACCCCGAGGTGATCTCTCAGCTGTTCGCCCGCCGGCGCCGCGACGACCCGCTGCGCGGCCTGACCCCGCGCGAGCGCGAGGTGCTCGGCCTGATGGCCGAGGGCCACTCCAACACCGCGATCGCCCGCACCCTGGTGGTAACGGACGGTGCGGTGGAAAAACACGTCCGCAACATCTTCACCAAACTCGACCTGCCCCCGGACACGGAACAACACCGCCGGGTCCGCGCTGTCCTGACCTACCTCCGCACCTGA
- a CDS encoding MFS transporter translates to MSRMVEAAVPARLGIGFRWLLASSWATNLGDGIAVAAGPLLVASLTDEPFLVSLAALLRWAPPMVFGLYAGVLSDRLDRRRIVLVANAVRVVVLGVLTLALVADRVSVFGALLALGLIATAEVFADNTTGTLTPMLVRRDDLAIANARVLAGFITLNQLAGPAIGAALFAAGQAWPFATEAILAAAGVLLVSRVSLPPRDPVSAEAARSVRRDIVEGLRWTVRHPAVRTLCLTILVFNITYGAAWSVLVLYAADRLDLGAVGFGLLSTVTAVGGLLGTVGYGWLTRRVSLGGIMRVGLIIETLTHLGLAVTTSPWVAAAVLFVFGAHAFVWGTTSLTIRQRAVPTHLQGRVNSINTISTFGGLVVGSAVGGLLVTPFGVTGPFWFAFAGSAVLVVLLWREFARIAHGQESTAEPAVATA, encoded by the coding sequence GTGAGCAGGATGGTGGAGGCCGCCGTGCCGGCCCGGCTGGGGATCGGATTCCGCTGGTTGTTGGCGTCGTCGTGGGCGACGAACCTCGGTGACGGGATCGCGGTCGCCGCCGGGCCGCTGTTGGTGGCGTCGCTGACCGACGAACCGTTCCTGGTGTCGCTGGCGGCGCTGCTGCGCTGGGCCCCGCCGATGGTGTTCGGTCTGTACGCCGGCGTGCTCTCCGACCGGCTCGACCGGCGGCGGATCGTGCTGGTGGCGAACGCGGTCCGGGTGGTGGTGCTCGGCGTGCTGACCCTGGCGCTGGTGGCCGACCGGGTCTCGGTGTTCGGGGCGTTGCTGGCGTTGGGGTTGATCGCCACCGCCGAGGTCTTCGCCGACAACACCACCGGCACGCTGACCCCCATGCTGGTGCGGCGGGACGACCTGGCGATCGCCAACGCCCGTGTGCTGGCCGGGTTCATCACGCTCAACCAGTTGGCCGGCCCGGCGATCGGGGCGGCGCTGTTCGCAGCCGGTCAGGCCTGGCCCTTCGCCACCGAGGCGATCCTTGCCGCAGCCGGCGTGCTGCTGGTGTCCCGGGTGTCGCTACCGCCACGCGACCCGGTTTCGGCGGAGGCGGCCCGCAGTGTGCGGCGGGACATCGTCGAAGGCCTCCGCTGGACCGTCCGCCATCCGGCCGTCCGGACGCTCTGCCTCACCATCCTGGTTTTCAACATCACGTACGGAGCGGCCTGGTCGGTCCTGGTGCTCTACGCGGCCGACCGCCTTGATCTGGGTGCCGTCGGCTTCGGCCTGCTCAGCACCGTGACGGCAGTCGGCGGCCTGCTCGGCACCGTCGGGTACGGGTGGCTGACCCGTCGGGTGAGCCTGGGTGGGATCATGCGGGTTGGGTTGATCATCGAGACGCTCACGCACCTCGGTCTCGCCGTGACCACCTCGCCGTGGGTCGCCGCCGCGGTCCTGTTCGTCTTCGGTGCGCACGCGTTCGTCTGGGGCACTACCTCGCTGACCATCCGGCAGCGGGCCGTCCCGACCCACCTGCAGGGGCGAGTGAACAGCATCAACACCATCAGCACGTTCGGCGGCCTCGTCGTCGGTTCGGCGGTGGGTGGCCTGCTGGTCACCCCGTTCGGTGTCACCGGGCCCTTCTGGTTCGCCTTCGCCGGTTCGGCGGTCCTCGTCGTCCTGTTGTGGCGCGAGTTCGCCCGCATCGCACACGGTCAGGAGTCGACCGCCGAGCCGGCCGTGGCGACCGCCTGA
- a CDS encoding HAD hydrolase-like protein — translation MTPAHPHLVWDWNGTLLNDLDLVVSSTNAAFASVGGPRITADEHRVRFRRPIADYYAEVLGQAVDDEAFGRLDRIFHDAYRDGLTTCVLAHDAVAAMSSWPGGQSLLSMWFHDELVPAVDTHGLTSRFLRIDGLRATIGGDRKAASLTEHLAELRMDGRDVVLIGDSLDDADAALSVGGRAVLYTGGFTDPTRLKASGHPVADTLTEAVALAGVLGTASF, via the coding sequence ATGACCCCCGCGCACCCGCACCTGGTGTGGGACTGGAACGGCACTCTGCTCAACGACCTGGACCTGGTCGTCTCGTCCACCAACGCGGCCTTCGCCAGTGTCGGTGGGCCACGGATCACCGCCGACGAGCACCGGGTCCGGTTCCGCCGGCCGATCGCGGACTACTACGCGGAGGTGCTCGGGCAGGCGGTCGACGACGAGGCGTTCGGGCGGCTCGACCGAATCTTCCACGACGCGTACCGGGACGGGCTGACCACCTGCGTGTTGGCGCACGACGCGGTGGCGGCGATGTCGTCCTGGCCGGGCGGGCAGTCGCTGTTGTCGATGTGGTTCCACGACGAACTGGTGCCGGCCGTGGACACGCACGGGTTGACAAGTCGCTTCCTGCGGATCGACGGGCTGCGGGCGACGATCGGTGGGGACCGCAAGGCCGCGTCGCTGACCGAACACCTGGCTGAGCTGAGGATGGACGGCCGGGACGTGGTGCTGATCGGCGACTCGCTCGACGACGCCGACGCCGCGTTGTCGGTCGGCGGTCGCGCGGTCCTCTACACCGGCGGCTTCACCGACCCCACCCGTCTGAAGGCCTCCGGCCACCCGGTGGCCGACACCCTCACCGAGGCGGTGGCCCTGGCCGGCGTGCTCGGCACCGCCTCATTCTGA
- a CDS encoding lysophospholipid acyltransferase family protein: MTDRPGDHWDRKVANGLAFLRRRLAGEYEVDEFGFDPQITEAVFHPLLRLLYRDWFRTEATGLENVPVNGPGLVVGNHSGTMALDALILSAVLHDRHPARRFLRLLGADLVFRMPVVSEIARKTGGTVACNPDAERLLGAGELVGVFPEGFKGIGKLYAERYKLQRFGRGGFVSAALRTGTPIVPVAIVGGEEIYPMLADVKPLARLLKLPYFPITPTFPWLGPLGIVPLPSKWLIEFCPPIPTAQLTDSADDPLVVFNLADQVRETIQQTLHKLLERRPDPFGL; this comes from the coding sequence GTGACCGACCGCCCCGGCGACCACTGGGACCGCAAGGTCGCGAACGGCCTGGCGTTCCTGCGGCGGCGGCTCGCCGGTGAGTACGAGGTCGACGAGTTCGGCTTCGACCCGCAGATCACCGAGGCCGTGTTCCACCCGCTGCTGCGACTGCTCTACCGGGACTGGTTCCGCACCGAGGCCACCGGCTTGGAGAATGTGCCGGTCAACGGGCCCGGCCTGGTGGTGGGCAACCACTCCGGCACGATGGCGCTTGACGCGTTGATCCTCTCGGCCGTGCTGCACGACCGGCACCCGGCGCGTCGGTTCCTCCGCCTGCTCGGCGCGGATCTGGTCTTCCGGATGCCGGTGGTGTCGGAGATCGCCCGCAAGACCGGCGGTACGGTGGCCTGCAACCCGGATGCGGAGCGCCTGCTCGGCGCCGGTGAACTGGTGGGCGTCTTCCCCGAGGGTTTCAAGGGCATCGGCAAGCTGTACGCGGAACGCTACAAGCTGCAACGCTTTGGCCGAGGCGGTTTCGTGTCGGCGGCGCTGCGGACCGGGACGCCGATCGTGCCGGTGGCCATCGTCGGCGGCGAGGAGATCTACCCGATGCTCGCCGACGTGAAGCCGCTCGCGCGGCTGCTCAAGCTGCCGTACTTCCCGATCACGCCGACCTTTCCCTGGCTCGGCCCGTTGGGCATCGTGCCGCTGCCGAGCAAGTGGCTGATCGAGTTCTGCCCGCCAATCCCCACCGCCCAGCTGACCGACTCGGCCGACGACCCGTTGGTGGTGTTCAACCTCGCCGACCAGGTGCGGGAGACCATCCAGCAAACCCTGCACAAGCTGCTGGAACGCCGGCCGGACCCGTTCGGCCTCTGA
- a CDS encoding HAD-IB family hydrolase codes for MSRSRKVTLRAHPHGPTPGWAEVDTPPPAPDSTAAAFFDVDNTMMQGASIYWFARGLAARNYFTTGDLIRFAWQQLRFRVLATERSGDMSQAREVALAFIEGWRVEDVQRLAEEIFDELMAPRIWAGTRRIAQRHLDAGERVWLVSAAPVEIGRVIAARLGLTGAMGTVAEVVDGSYTGRLVGDLMHGPAKAEAIIQLAAVEGLDLSRCTAYSDSANDLPMLSTVGRGVAINPDAVLLREARQRGWEVRDFRSGRRAVKIAVPSTAAAGLVAGAVTAGLALHRRRQRVS; via the coding sequence GTGTCCCGCAGCCGGAAGGTGACGCTCAGGGCCCACCCGCACGGTCCCACCCCCGGCTGGGCAGAGGTGGACACGCCGCCCCCGGCACCGGATTCGACCGCCGCCGCCTTCTTCGACGTGGACAACACGATGATGCAGGGCGCGTCGATCTACTGGTTCGCCCGCGGCCTGGCCGCACGCAACTACTTCACCACCGGCGACCTGATCCGGTTCGCCTGGCAGCAACTGCGGTTCCGGGTGCTCGCCACCGAGCGCTCCGGGGACATGTCACAGGCCAGGGAGGTCGCGCTCGCCTTCATCGAGGGCTGGCGGGTGGAGGACGTGCAGCGGCTTGCCGAGGAGATCTTCGACGAGCTGATGGCACCCCGGATCTGGGCCGGCACGCGCCGGATCGCGCAGCGCCACCTCGACGCCGGTGAGCGGGTCTGGCTGGTCAGCGCGGCGCCCGTGGAGATCGGCCGGGTGATCGCCGCCCGGCTGGGGCTGACCGGCGCGATGGGCACGGTGGCCGAGGTGGTCGACGGGTCCTACACCGGGCGGCTGGTCGGCGATCTCATGCACGGGCCGGCGAAGGCCGAGGCGATCATCCAGCTCGCCGCGGTGGAAGGCCTCGACCTCTCCCGCTGCACCGCGTACAGCGATTCGGCCAACGACCTGCCCATGCTCAGCACCGTCGGACGGGGGGTGGCGATCAACCCGGACGCCGTCCTGCTGCGGGAGGCACGACAGCGCGGCTGGGAGGTCCGGGACTTCCGCAGCGGACGCCGAGCGGTGAAGATCGCCGTCCCGTCGACGGCCGCCGCCGGGCTGGTCGCCGGGGCGGTGACCGCGGGCTTGGCCCTGCACCGGCGCCGCCAGCGCGTCTCCTGA
- a CDS encoding ECF subfamily RNA polymerase sigma factor, BldN family produces MTAFGYADRPVGLTGPAPRPAMNERPAARGSVEDTGGLAARTDSGSNRLRNRPHHNEPPARPAAPGGNAKPIGGRVATPARPTMPVQGRRAADPPATADSSTAETAVLPAVPAAETGNATGFPSRPDPSDPATEVWALVERAQAGETEAFGLIYDRYVDTVFRFIYFRVGNRQLAEDLTSDTFLRALKRIGSFTWQGRDLGAWLVTIARNLVADHFKSGRYRLEVTTGDVLDADREDRGPEGSPEAAVVEHITNVALLSAVKQLNPEQQECIVLRFLQGFSVAETARAMGKNEGAIKALQYRAVRALARLLPDGFQP; encoded by the coding sequence ATGACAGCCTTCGGCTACGCGGACCGCCCGGTCGGCCTGACCGGCCCGGCGCCCCGGCCGGCGATGAACGAACGGCCGGCCGCCCGCGGCTCCGTCGAGGACACGGGCGGCCTCGCCGCCCGAACCGACAGCGGGTCGAACCGCCTGCGCAACCGCCCACACCACAACGAGCCACCAGCGAGACCGGCGGCCCCGGGCGGAAACGCCAAGCCGATCGGCGGCCGGGTCGCCACACCGGCCCGGCCGACGATGCCGGTGCAGGGCCGCCGGGCCGCCGACCCACCAGCCACCGCCGACTCCTCCACCGCGGAGACCGCGGTGCTGCCGGCGGTGCCCGCCGCCGAAACCGGCAACGCGACCGGGTTCCCCAGCCGCCCCGACCCGTCCGACCCGGCAACCGAGGTCTGGGCGCTGGTGGAGCGGGCGCAGGCCGGCGAAACCGAGGCGTTCGGGCTGATCTACGACCGCTACGTCGACACGGTGTTCCGGTTCATCTACTTCCGCGTGGGCAACCGCCAACTGGCGGAGGACCTCACCTCCGACACCTTCCTGCGTGCGCTCAAGCGGATCGGCAGCTTCACCTGGCAGGGCCGGGACCTCGGGGCGTGGCTGGTGACGATCGCCCGCAACCTGGTGGCGGACCACTTCAAGTCCGGCCGGTACCGGCTGGAGGTGACCACCGGCGACGTGCTCGACGCCGATCGGGAGGACCGGGGCCCGGAGGGCAGCCCGGAGGCGGCGGTGGTCGAACACATCACCAACGTCGCCCTACTCAGCGCCGTCAAACAGCTCAACCCGGAGCAACAGGAGTGCATCGTGCTCCGTTTCCTACAGGGCTTCTCGGTAGCGGAGACCGCGCGGGCGATGGGCAAGAACGAGGGCGCGATCAAGGCGCTGCAGTACCGAGCGGTACGGGCTCTGGCGCGGCTGCTGCCCGACGGCTTCCAACCGTGA